In Thermomonas paludicola, the following are encoded in one genomic region:
- a CDS encoding SPOR domain-containing protein produces MLLRPAIVMLVMLNLGAAGWWAFHPQSLPVPAPDAGENAVPGLQLLTEAAPIHPPVAEQASLPVAVVAAPTVATAGLPVCLRFGPFVDAAAREVARAALAAAGVSASPYAAASKSARGWKVYLPALASHEEAQAQAAKLKAAGVSDLYVMSKGDEANSIALGRFSSEDAAQRRLAELRGKGVAAQLEPLGEPSAQQWLQARLPAGMEPAALAAIAPSQPLQCARPR; encoded by the coding sequence ATGCTGCTGCGCCCTGCCATCGTGATGTTGGTCATGCTCAACCTGGGGGCTGCCGGATGGTGGGCCTTCCATCCGCAGTCGCTGCCCGTGCCTGCCCCCGACGCGGGGGAAAACGCAGTGCCAGGTCTTCAGTTGTTGACCGAGGCCGCGCCCATCCACCCACCGGTTGCGGAACAAGCATCGTTGCCGGTTGCCGTGGTGGCCGCGCCAACGGTCGCGACGGCTGGCCTGCCGGTGTGCCTGCGCTTTGGCCCCTTCGTTGACGCCGCGGCGCGCGAGGTGGCGCGTGCGGCGCTGGCGGCGGCCGGCGTTTCGGCATCGCCCTATGCGGCCGCATCGAAATCGGCGCGCGGGTGGAAGGTGTACCTGCCGGCGCTGGCATCGCATGAAGAAGCGCAGGCGCAGGCCGCGAAACTCAAGGCCGCGGGCGTCAGCGATCTGTACGTGATGAGCAAGGGCGACGAGGCCAACAGCATTGCGCTGGGCCGGTTCAGCAGCGAGGATGCGGCGCAGCGGCGGCTGGCAGAACTGCGCGGCAAGGGCGTTGCCGCGCAACTGGAACCGCTGGGCGAGCCTTCCGCGCAGCAATGGCTGCAGGCGCGCCTGCCCGCCGGGATGGAGCCCGCCGCGCTGGCGGCCATCGCGCCATCGCAACCGTTGCAATGCGCGCGGCCGCGCTGA
- a CDS encoding efflux RND transporter periplasmic adaptor subunit: protein MPPIPSGRKPNPTLRWALMLIGVIVIFGGVFAFKAMFAAKTNAFFDNMPQPPATVSSATAQAQRWSDAGESVGTLVAINGTDVTTEAGGVVSRIEFEAGQPVRAGTVLVRLNTANEDATLKALETSARLAEVQAQRWQQLGKDKLVSLDDVQQRTAAAASARAQVEAQRALIAQKTIRAPFSGVLGIRKINLGQYLAPGAPIVSLQQLDPIYLDFSMPEQLIGTLVEGNMVQASVDAVPGKVFEGKVTAVEPLVDASTRNFKSQATLRNPDGALRPGSFAKVKFDLGSERDVVVIPQTAVSFNPYGNAVFVIGKQARTPGEADMQGKPLTGDKLVVTQRFIKTGATRGDLIAVTDGLKPGEQVVTSGLLKLRNGAEVTINNQVQPSADAKPSIENR, encoded by the coding sequence ATGCCCCCCATCCCCTCCGGTCGCAAACCCAACCCCACCCTGCGCTGGGCGCTGATGTTGATCGGCGTCATCGTCATTTTCGGTGGCGTGTTTGCGTTCAAGGCCATGTTCGCCGCCAAGACCAATGCCTTCTTCGACAACATGCCGCAGCCACCGGCAACGGTGTCATCGGCGACGGCGCAAGCGCAGCGCTGGAGCGATGCCGGTGAATCGGTGGGCACGCTGGTGGCCATCAATGGCACCGATGTCACCACGGAAGCGGGGGGCGTGGTCAGCCGCATCGAATTTGAAGCCGGCCAGCCGGTGCGCGCCGGCACGGTGCTGGTACGCCTGAACACCGCCAACGAGGACGCCACGCTGAAGGCACTGGAAACCTCGGCCAGGCTGGCCGAAGTGCAGGCGCAGCGCTGGCAGCAACTGGGCAAGGACAAGCTGGTCTCGCTGGACGACGTGCAGCAGCGCACCGCCGCTGCCGCCAGCGCCCGCGCGCAGGTGGAGGCACAGCGCGCGCTGATCGCGCAGAAGACCATCCGCGCGCCATTCTCGGGCGTGCTGGGCATCCGCAAGATCAACCTCGGCCAGTACCTCGCACCGGGCGCGCCGATCGTCAGCCTGCAGCAACTGGACCCGATCTACCTCGACTTCAGCATGCCCGAGCAGCTGATCGGCACGCTGGTGGAAGGCAATATGGTGCAGGCGTCGGTGGACGCGGTGCCGGGCAAGGTCTTCGAAGGCAAAGTCACGGCGGTGGAGCCGCTGGTCGATGCCAGCACCCGCAACTTCAAGTCGCAGGCGACCCTGCGCAACCCCGACGGCGCGTTGCGCCCCGGCAGTTTCGCCAAGGTCAAGTTCGACCTGGGCAGCGAACGCGACGTGGTGGTGATCCCGCAGACCGCAGTCAGCTTCAACCCCTATGGCAATGCGGTGTTCGTGATCGGCAAGCAGGCCCGCACGCCGGGCGAGGCCGACATGCAAGGCAAGCCGCTGACCGGCGACAAGCTGGTCGTGACCCAGCGCTTCATCAAGACCGGCGCCACGCGCGGCGACCTGATCGCAGTCACCGACGGACTCAAGCCCGGCGAACAGGTGGTCACCTCCGGCCTGCTGAAGCTGCGCAACGGCGCCGAAGTCACCATCAACAACCAGGTCCAGCCCAGCGCCGACGCCAAACCCAGCATCGAAAACCGCTGA
- a CDS encoding phasin family protein, translated as MYQFNDQFSTATSQFANVAASFNRLALENAEKAFGLHLAAIEENVNAAFAFAGELVEVRDADGLKAVWPKGLQVARASAERSLGAAQESFAGTVKTNEAIGALAKTQFEQASSQVKAEVEKATKAASKAAK; from the coding sequence ATGTACCAGTTCAATGATCAGTTCAGCACCGCGACCAGCCAGTTCGCCAACGTCGCTGCCAGCTTCAACCGCCTGGCCCTCGAGAATGCCGAGAAGGCCTTTGGCCTGCACCTGGCTGCGATCGAGGAAAACGTCAATGCCGCTTTCGCCTTTGCCGGCGAGCTGGTTGAAGTGCGCGATGCGGACGGCCTGAAAGCCGTGTGGCCGAAGGGCCTGCAGGTTGCCCGTGCCAGCGCCGAGCGCAGCCTGGGTGCCGCCCAGGAATCCTTCGCCGGCACCGTGAAGACCAACGAAGCCATCGGTGCGCTGGCCAAGACCCAGTTCGAGCAAGCCAGCTCGCAGGTCAAGGCCGAAGTCGAGAAGGCCACCAAGGCTGCCTCCAAGGCCGCCAAGTAA
- a CDS encoding RNA pyrophosphohydrolase, with translation MIDPDGFRPNVGIVLMHEDGRVFWARRVRRDGWQFPQGGINTDETPLEAMYRELHEETGLRPEHVDVLGTTPGWLRYRLPVHAIRHRERLVCIGQKQVWFLLRFRGADTDLRLDVTDTPEFDNWRWVDFWYPQHHVVTFKRSVYARALGHLAPLARAVAGAQAVPAPAAPLAPPVAGRARHR, from the coding sequence GTGATCGATCCGGACGGTTTCAGACCCAACGTGGGCATCGTGCTGATGCACGAGGATGGACGAGTGTTCTGGGCGCGGCGCGTGCGCCGGGATGGCTGGCAGTTCCCGCAGGGCGGGATCAATACCGACGAAACACCGCTGGAAGCGATGTATCGCGAGCTGCACGAGGAAACCGGGCTGCGTCCGGAGCACGTGGACGTGCTGGGAACCACCCCCGGCTGGCTGCGCTATCGCTTGCCGGTCCACGCGATCCGCCATCGCGAGCGGCTGGTCTGCATCGGCCAGAAGCAGGTCTGGTTCCTGTTGCGGTTTCGCGGCGCCGACACCGACCTGCGCCTGGACGTGACCGACACCCCGGAGTTCGACAACTGGCGCTGGGTGGATTTCTGGTATCCACAGCACCATGTGGTGACCTTCAAGCGCAGTGTGTATGCGCGCGCACTGGGGCACCTGGCCCCGCTGGCGCGGGCGGTTGCCGGCGCGCAGGCCGTGCCGGCGCCTGCTGCGCCCCTGGCCCCGCCTGTTGCGGGCCGCGCGCGCCACCGCTGA
- a CDS encoding entericidin A/B family lipoprotein produces the protein MKRTAMILAVLAFLSSALLAGCNTIEGAGKDLKKAGEKIEGAAK, from the coding sequence ATGAAGCGTACGGCGATGATCCTGGCGGTGCTGGCGTTCCTTTCGAGCGCACTGCTGGCGGGGTGCAACACCATCGAAGGTGCCGGCAAGGACCTCAAGAAGGCGGGCGAGAAGATCGAGGGCGCGGCGAAGTAA
- the rocF gene encoding arginase, protein MSRRYPPVSVFGVPTDIGASRRGASMGPEALRVAGLVEAIAARGVEVRDVGDVVGPRNPVSAPVDGYRHLDEVVAWNRGVFDTSTRELQAGRMPILLGGDHCLAIGSIAAVAAHCRTTGKYLRVLWLDAHADFNTRELTPSGNIHGMPVACLCGMGPAALTGFGGKTPAIKPDQVRQIGIRSVDPGEKRLVKEHGLDIYDMRYIDEVGMRRAMEEALEGVDADTHLHVSFDVDMLDPPIAPGTGTRVPGGVNYREAQLIMEMVADSGCLGSLDLVEVNPALDRRNMTARLAVDLVESLFGKSTLMRD, encoded by the coding sequence ATGAGCCGTCGCTATCCTCCCGTTTCCGTGTTCGGCGTTCCCACCGATATCGGCGCCTCCCGGCGCGGCGCATCGATGGGGCCCGAAGCCCTGCGCGTGGCGGGCCTGGTAGAGGCCATCGCGGCCCGCGGCGTGGAGGTGCGCGATGTCGGCGATGTGGTTGGCCCGCGCAATCCGGTCAGCGCCCCGGTGGACGGTTATCGGCATCTGGACGAAGTGGTGGCGTGGAATCGCGGCGTATTCGACACCAGTACGCGCGAGCTGCAGGCCGGTCGCATGCCGATCCTGCTCGGTGGCGACCATTGCCTCGCCATTGGTTCGATTGCCGCCGTGGCGGCGCATTGCCGGACGACCGGCAAGTATCTGCGCGTGCTGTGGCTGGACGCACATGCGGATTTCAATACCCGTGAACTGACGCCCAGCGGCAACATCCACGGCATGCCGGTGGCCTGCCTGTGCGGGATGGGGCCGGCGGCATTGACCGGCTTCGGCGGCAAAACCCCGGCGATCAAGCCCGATCAAGTGCGCCAAATCGGCATCCGGTCGGTCGATCCAGGTGAAAAGCGGCTGGTGAAAGAGCATGGTCTGGATATCTACGACATGCGCTACATCGACGAGGTCGGGATGCGTCGCGCGATGGAAGAAGCGCTGGAAGGCGTGGACGCCGATACGCATCTGCACGTCAGCTTCGACGTGGACATGCTGGACCCGCCCATTGCCCCCGGCACCGGCACCCGCGTGCCGGGCGGGGTGAACTATCGCGAAGCGCAGTTGATCATGGAGATGGTGGCGGATTCCGGTTGCCTTGGCTCGCTGGATCTGGTGGAAGTGAACCCGGCGCTGGATCGCCGCAACATGACCGCCAGGCTGGCAGTGGATCTGGTGGAAAGCCTGTTCGGGAAGTCCACGCTGATGCGCGATTGA
- a CDS encoding entericidin A/B family lipoprotein, producing the protein MKRLIALLMLVSFSSLTLTACNTVAGAGKDVQKVGEKVEQKAEDCKDAKC; encoded by the coding sequence ATGAAGCGTTTGATTGCATTACTGATGCTGGTGTCGTTTTCCTCATTGACACTCACCGCCTGCAATACGGTTGCCGGTGCAGGCAAGGACGTACAGAAAGTCGGCGAGAAGGTCGAGCAGAAGGCCGAGGACTGCAAGGACGCCAAGTGCTGA
- a CDS encoding tryptophan--tRNA ligase, whose translation MSKTRVLTGITTSGTPHLGNYVGAIRPAIAASRVAQTESFYFLADYHSLIKAQDPARTQRSTLEIAAAWLACGLEPDKVWFYRQSDIPEIPELTWLLTCVAGKGILNRAHAYKAAVDKNRAEGEDDDAGISAGLFMYPVLMAADILLFNAHRVPVGRDQVQHIEMARNFGQRFNHIYGHEHFVLPEAVVDDNVATLPGLDGRKMSKSYDNTIPLFAPRAELKKLIAGILTDSRAPGEPKDTEGSALFQLYQAFATHEQTAAFALAFSEGIAWGDAKQRLFECIDAEVSPLREKYEALMARPGEIEAILRDGAARLRAACAAPALLRLREAVGLRDLSQVAVAGDAGKAKKGSDAALPMFKQYRDADGKFYFKLVQGERVLLQSAGFDSPRDAGVRIAAIKHGTLDADQPDFVLGEGVHSDEVNAALEAFVAAQLEGSKQP comes from the coding sequence ATGAGCAAAACCCGCGTCCTGACCGGCATCACCACCTCCGGCACCCCGCACCTCGGCAACTATGTCGGTGCCATCCGCCCGGCCATCGCTGCTTCGCGCGTGGCGCAGACGGAGAGCTTCTATTTTCTGGCCGACTATCACAGCCTGATCAAGGCGCAGGATCCGGCGCGCACCCAGCGCTCGACGCTGGAAATCGCCGCGGCATGGCTGGCCTGCGGGCTTGAGCCGGACAAGGTGTGGTTCTACCGCCAGTCCGATATTCCGGAAATCCCGGAGCTGACCTGGCTGCTGACCTGCGTGGCGGGCAAGGGCATCCTCAATCGCGCCCATGCCTACAAGGCGGCGGTGGACAAGAATCGCGCCGAGGGCGAGGACGACGATGCGGGCATCAGCGCCGGATTGTTCATGTACCCGGTGCTGATGGCCGCCGACATCCTGCTGTTCAACGCGCACAGGGTGCCGGTGGGGCGCGACCAGGTGCAGCACATCGAGATGGCGCGCAATTTCGGGCAGCGCTTCAACCACATTTACGGGCACGAGCACTTCGTGCTGCCTGAAGCGGTCGTGGACGACAACGTGGCGACCTTGCCGGGCCTGGACGGCCGCAAGATGAGCAAGAGCTACGACAACACCATTCCCCTGTTCGCCCCGCGTGCCGAGCTGAAGAAGCTGATCGCCGGCATCCTCACCGATTCGCGCGCGCCCGGCGAACCCAAGGACACCGAAGGTTCGGCGCTGTTCCAGCTGTATCAGGCGTTTGCCACGCACGAGCAGACCGCCGCGTTCGCGCTGGCATTTTCCGAGGGCATCGCGTGGGGTGATGCCAAGCAGCGGCTGTTCGAGTGCATCGATGCCGAAGTCTCGCCGTTGCGCGAGAAGTACGAGGCGCTGATGGCCAGGCCTGGCGAGATTGAGGCGATCCTGCGCGATGGCGCGGCGCGCCTGCGTGCGGCCTGCGCCGCGCCGGCGCTGCTGCGCCTGCGCGAAGCGGTGGGCCTGCGGGACCTGTCGCAGGTCGCGGTGGCAGGTGATGCGGGCAAGGCGAAGAAAGGCAGCGATGCCGCCCTGCCGATGTTCAAGCAGTATCGCGATGCCGACGGCAAGTTCTATTTCAAGCTGGTGCAGGGCGAGCGCGTGTTGCTGCAGAGCGCCGGCTTTGATTCGCCGCGCGATGCCGGCGTGCGGATCGCCGCGATCAAGCACGGCACGCTGGATGCCGACCAGCCGGATTTCGTGTTGGGCGAGGGCGTGCACAGCGACGAGGTGAATGCCGCGCTGGAGGCGTTCGTGGCTGCCCAACTGGAAGGCAGCAAGCAGCCGTAG
- the queD gene encoding 6-carboxytetrahydropterin synthase QueD — protein MDIFKSFTLEAAHRLPNVPVGHKCARLHGHSFRIELHVSGEVGPQTGWVMDFAELKAAFKPLYEQLDHHYLNDIEGLENPTSERLAMWIWERLKPCVPLLSEVAVHETCTSGCRYRG, from the coding sequence ATGGATATTTTCAAGAGCTTCACCCTCGAAGCAGCGCATCGGTTGCCGAATGTCCCGGTGGGGCACAAATGCGCCCGCCTGCACGGCCATTCCTTCCGGATCGAACTGCACGTGTCCGGCGAGGTGGGCCCGCAAACGGGCTGGGTGATGGATTTCGCCGAGCTGAAGGCGGCATTCAAGCCGCTGTACGAGCAGCTCGACCACCACTACCTCAACGACATCGAGGGCCTGGAAAATCCCACCAGCGAGCGGCTGGCAATGTGGATCTGGGAGCGACTCAAGCCGTGCGTGCCGTTGTTGTCGGAAGTGGCGGTGCACGAAACCTGCACGTCCGGCTGCCGCTATCGCGGCTGA
- a CDS encoding efflux RND transporter permease subunit, translating to MKFTDLFIRKPVLAMVVSLFILLFGLRAFSELNVRKYPEMRNAVVSVSTTYFGADADLIQGFITTPLEREIASAEGIDYMSSTSSAGVSNIQAYIRLDKDPSEALTQISAKVNKMRGQLPPQSEDPVIDLQQGESIAAMYVSFSSDTLTANQISDYLTRVIQPKLVTIDGVQRADILGAGTFAMRIWLKPEKMAALKVTASDVSTALQSNNVLAAVGSTKGQMVAIDMTARTDLRNVDEFRNMVVREQDGAIVRLGDIADVALGSESYGTSVRINGSNAATFMGIYVAPDANSLDVIRAVRKTWDNEIVPQLPQGLQATIPYDSTQAIQDAINEVIRTIIEALVIVIVVIYLFLGSMRSVLIPALTIPLSLIGGLFLMLLMGFTINLLTLLAMVLAIGIVVDDAIIVLENIHRHIEEGMSPFDAAIRGARELAWPVVAMTTTLIAVYLPIGFQGGLTGVLFTEFAFTLAGAVLLSGVIALTLTPMMSSKILRPHDPDHPKSRFENWLDSKFDTLHNSYQRRLHGALETRSVIAAFGLIVLVSCAFLYMTAPKEPAPLEDEGFIFGIASADPIATLDYVERFTGEISKITQGVPEIQNAFLFNGGFGGGGGGASPSAMAGFVLKPWSQRTRSTNQVLQQELQPKFDQISGLKMFALVPPSLPSAGGAGGGEFVVGGVGSLDQLADLADRIVQKAMASKRFIFLDKDLKIDKPRIEVNIDRDKAATLGIDMRTLAADMSAMLAGGYSNLFSMQNRAYRVIAQVQRSDRLNASQLSNYYTRTRDGTLIPLSTIVTLKETAQPQSLKRFQQLNAVSITFAPRPGVSKGEALAILDQAAKDVLPQGYSVDYAGESRQFKQEGSAMLMTLALALIVIFLVLSAQFESFRDALIMLLTVPMAICGALLALNVLALLAQILQFAGIEAFPGMSINIYTQVGLVTLVGVISKHGILIVEFANKLQIEQGLSKRQAIEEATGIRLRPVLMTTAALVFAMIPLLLAKGPGAASRFSMGVVIVSGMTIGTLFTLFVLPAFYLYLARDHAQAPAHDGAGTQPAEPQQHG from the coding sequence ATGAAATTTACCGATCTCTTCATCAGGAAACCGGTGCTGGCGATGGTCGTCAGCCTGTTCATCCTGCTGTTCGGCCTGCGCGCCTTCAGCGAATTGAACGTGCGCAAGTACCCGGAAATGCGCAACGCGGTGGTCAGCGTCAGCACCACGTATTTCGGCGCCGATGCCGACCTGATCCAGGGCTTCATCACCACGCCGCTGGAGCGCGAGATCGCCAGCGCCGAGGGCATCGACTACATGTCGTCGACCAGTTCGGCCGGGGTGAGCAACATCCAGGCCTACATCCGCCTGGACAAGGATCCCAGCGAAGCGCTCACCCAGATCTCGGCCAAGGTCAACAAGATGCGCGGCCAGTTGCCGCCGCAGTCGGAAGACCCGGTGATCGACCTGCAGCAGGGCGAAAGCATCGCCGCGATGTACGTGTCGTTTTCCAGCGACACCCTGACCGCCAACCAGATCAGCGACTACCTGACCCGGGTCATCCAGCCCAAGCTGGTCACCATCGACGGCGTGCAGCGCGCGGATATCCTCGGTGCCGGCACCTTTGCCATGCGCATCTGGCTGAAGCCGGAGAAAATGGCGGCGCTGAAGGTGACCGCCAGCGATGTCAGCACTGCACTGCAGTCCAACAACGTGCTGGCGGCGGTGGGTTCCACCAAGGGCCAGATGGTCGCCATCGACATGACCGCGCGCACCGACCTGCGCAACGTGGACGAATTCCGCAACATGGTCGTGCGCGAACAGGATGGCGCGATCGTGCGGCTGGGCGACATCGCCGACGTGGCGCTGGGTTCGGAAAGCTATGGCACGTCGGTGCGCATCAACGGCAGCAATGCCGCGACGTTCATGGGCATCTACGTTGCGCCGGACGCCAACTCGCTGGACGTGATCCGCGCAGTGCGCAAGACGTGGGACAACGAGATCGTGCCGCAGCTGCCGCAGGGCCTGCAGGCCACCATTCCATACGACAGCACGCAGGCGATCCAGGACGCGATCAATGAGGTGATCCGCACGATCATCGAGGCATTGGTGATCGTGATCGTGGTGATCTACCTGTTCCTGGGCTCGATGCGCAGCGTGCTGATCCCGGCACTGACCATCCCGTTGTCGCTGATCGGCGGCCTGTTCCTGATGCTGCTGATGGGCTTCACCATCAACCTGCTGACTTTGCTGGCGATGGTGCTGGCGATCGGGATCGTCGTAGACGACGCGATCATCGTGCTGGAGAACATCCACCGCCACATCGAGGAAGGCATGAGCCCGTTCGATGCGGCGATCCGCGGCGCGCGCGAGCTGGCGTGGCCGGTGGTGGCGATGACCACCACCCTGATCGCGGTGTACCTGCCGATCGGCTTCCAGGGCGGCCTGACCGGCGTGCTGTTCACCGAGTTCGCCTTCACCCTGGCCGGCGCGGTGCTGCTGTCGGGCGTGATCGCGCTGACGCTGACGCCGATGATGAGCTCGAAGATCCTGCGGCCGCACGATCCCGACCATCCCAAGAGCAGGTTCGAGAACTGGCTGGACAGCAAGTTCGACACGCTGCACAACAGCTACCAGCGGCGCCTGCACGGCGCGCTGGAAACCAGGTCGGTGATCGCCGCGTTCGGCCTGATCGTGCTGGTCAGCTGCGCCTTCCTGTACATGACCGCACCCAAGGAGCCGGCGCCGCTGGAGGATGAAGGTTTCATCTTCGGCATCGCCAGCGCCGACCCCATCGCCACCCTGGACTACGTGGAGCGCTTCACCGGCGAGATTTCCAAAATCACCCAGGGCGTCCCCGAGATCCAGAACGCCTTCCTGTTCAACGGCGGCTTTGGCGGCGGTGGCGGCGGCGCCAGCCCCAGCGCCATGGCCGGCTTCGTGCTCAAACCGTGGAGCCAGCGCACGCGCTCCACCAACCAGGTCCTGCAACAGGAACTGCAGCCGAAATTCGACCAGATCAGCGGCTTGAAGATGTTCGCACTGGTTCCGCCTTCGCTGCCCAGCGCCGGCGGCGCGGGCGGCGGCGAGTTCGTGGTCGGCGGCGTCGGCAGCCTTGACCAACTGGCCGACCTGGCCGACCGCATCGTGCAGAAAGCCATGGCGAGCAAGCGCTTCATCTTCCTCGACAAGGACCTGAAGATCGACAAGCCGCGGATCGAGGTGAACATCGACCGCGACAAGGCGGCCACGCTCGGCATCGACATGCGCACGCTGGCGGCCGACATGTCGGCGATGCTGGCCGGCGGCTACTCCAACCTGTTTTCCATGCAGAACCGCGCGTATCGGGTGATCGCGCAGGTGCAGCGCAGCGACCGCCTCAACGCCTCCCAGCTTTCCAACTACTACACGCGTACCCGCGACGGCACGCTGATCCCGCTGTCCACCATCGTGACGCTGAAGGAAACCGCGCAGCCGCAGTCGCTCAAGCGCTTCCAGCAGCTCAATGCGGTGTCGATCACCTTTGCCCCGCGCCCCGGCGTGAGCAAGGGCGAAGCGCTGGCGATCCTGGACCAGGCGGCCAAGGACGTGCTGCCGCAGGGCTACAGCGTGGACTATGCCGGCGAGTCGCGGCAGTTCAAGCAGGAAGGCTCGGCCATGCTGATGACCTTGGCGCTGGCCTTGATCGTGATCTTCCTGGTGCTGTCGGCGCAGTTCGAGAGCTTCCGCGATGCGCTGATCATGCTGCTCACCGTGCCGATGGCGATCTGCGGCGCACTGCTGGCATTGAACGTGCTGGCACTGCTGGCGCAGATCCTGCAATTCGCCGGGATCGAAGCCTTCCCCGGCATGAGCATCAACATCTACACCCAGGTGGGTTTGGTGACGCTGGTCGGCGTGATCTCCAAGCACGGCATCCTGATCGTGGAGTTCGCCAACAAGCTGCAGATCGAGCAGGGCCTGTCCAAGCGCCAAGCGATCGAGGAAGCCACCGGCATCCGCCTGCGCCCGGTGCTGATGACCACGGCGGCGCTGGTGTTCGCGATGATCCCGCTGCTGCTGGCGAAGGGGCCGGGAGCGGCCTCGCGCTTCTCGATGGGCGTGGTGATCGTGTCCGGCATGACCATCGGCACGCTGTTCACCCTGTTCGTGCTGCCGGCGTTCTATCTGTACCTGGCGCGCGACCACGCGCAAGCCCCGGCGCACGATGGCGCAGGCACGCAGCCAGCGGAACCGCAGCAGCACGGCTGA